The Candidatus Dependentiae bacterium genome includes a region encoding these proteins:
- a CDS encoding ribonucleotide-diphosphate reductase subunit beta → TPEEISMQKDVEQWKSPTALSAAERHLILFNLGFFSTAESLTANNLVLSVYKHVTNPEARQYLLRQAFEEAIHTDTFIYCCDSLGLDPDKIYTMYETEPVIKAKDDFVVNLTKSMLDPNFHTEGTDHIQKFLHDLIGYYVIMEGIFFYAGFAMMLALKRQQKMVGIGQQFEYIMRDESIHLAFGCDLINTIKFENPQIWTAEFQANILDLIQQAVELEKAYALKACPEGIVGIHPNQFCAYVEYIADRRLERLGLPKLYKTENPLLWMSQSTDLPKEKNFFETRVTEYQSAGALSWD, encoded by the coding sequence GGACCCCAGAAGAAATTTCCATGCAAAAAGATGTTGAACAATGGAAATCGCCAACCGCACTTTCTGCCGCAGAACGACATTTAATTTTGTTTAACCTTGGATTTTTTTCCACCGCCGAATCGCTCACCGCAAATAACCTGGTCCTTTCGGTGTACAAACATGTCACCAACCCAGAAGCTCGCCAATATTTACTGCGTCAAGCATTCGAAGAAGCAATTCACACTGATACATTTATCTACTGCTGTGATTCACTTGGTCTTGATCCAGACAAAATCTACACCATGTACGAAACCGAACCAGTCATCAAAGCCAAAGACGATTTTGTTGTCAACCTGACCAAGTCAATGCTCGATCCAAATTTTCACACCGAAGGAACAGATCATATTCAAAAATTTCTGCATGATCTGATTGGATATTACGTAATCATGGAAGGTATCTTTTTCTACGCAGGTTTTGCGATGATGCTTGCACTCAAGCGTCAGCAAAAAATGGTTGGTATCGGCCAACAATTTGAGTACATCATGCGTGATGAAAGCATTCACCTGGCATTTGGTTGCGATCTAATTAACACCATTAAATTTGAAAATCCTCAAATTTGGACGGCAGAATTTCAAGCGAATATTCTAGATCTCATTCAGCAAGCCGTTGAACTAGAAAAAGCATATGCTCTCAAAGCGTGCCCCGAAGGAATCGTTGGGATTCATCCAAATCAATTTTGCGCATACGTTGAATACATCGCAGACCGCAGGCTGGAAAGACTTGGCTTACCAAAATTATACAAAACAGAAAATCCGCTACTCTGGATGTCGCAATCAACCGATCTGCCAAAAGAAAAAAACTTCTTTGAAACACGTGTCACCGAGTATCAAAGTGCCGGTGCTCTGAGTTGGGACTAA